The following proteins come from a genomic window of Pirellulales bacterium:
- a CDS encoding RHS repeat-associated core domain-containing protein — protein sequence MPSSPGTTYWALGDNEGSVRDWIVSGSLVDHIVYDSFGKIYSQSSTSVPFAFMHSGVFYDPNIGLEYHNDPSSGLPGRWYYPTDQRWLSEDPAGLTFDSDPFRYVGNSPTNLIDPSGLAGEFDIGFVGGSGGSGGFEFGGGGGGGLLGAGGGGPMTAGLDGGGGGEGLLGPGGGGGGGGGGDGQIANSQGVWFPWSGDPQSTHSYWVDRHHHAWYGGPGHSDDGIGNRQEWLNEINSPIAASPTPDPPFPVPNGGEGNGWKWNRDPGNTRKGTYGPRRPIPNQSQPNASWDGDGPVPHWDVNDGLGSPVQHFDPDGNPLTPDQAHPYQPPPVHRSIPIPPWILILGIWD from the coding sequence ATGCCGTCCAGTCCGGGCACAACCTATTGGGCGCTCGGGGACAACGAAGGCTCGGTGCGCGATTGGATCGTCTCCGGCTCGCTCGTCGACCACATCGTGTACGACAGCTTCGGCAAGATCTACAGCCAGTCGAGCACGTCGGTCCCGTTTGCGTTCATGCACAGCGGGGTGTTCTACGACCCGAACATCGGCCTCGAATACCACAACGACCCGTCGAGCGGCTTGCCCGGCCGCTGGTATTATCCCACCGACCAGCGTTGGCTGAGCGAAGACCCGGCGGGCCTGACCTTCGACTCGGACCCCTTCCGCTACGTCGGCAACAGCCCGACGAATCTCATCGACCCGAGCGGGTTGGCGGGGGAATTCGATATCGGTTTCGTCGGCGGGAGCGGCGGGTCTGGCGGGTTCGAGTTCGGGGGCGGGGGCGGCGGGGGGTTGTTGGGGGCGGGCGGCGGTGGACCCATGACCGCCGGGCTCGACGGAGGCGGGGGCGGCGAGGGATTGTTGGGGCCGGGGGGCGGAGGAGGAGGAGGAGGTGGCGGAGACGGACAAATCGCCAACTCGCAGGGCGTGTGGTTCCCTTGGAGTGGTGATCCGCAGAGCACCCATAGCTACTGGGTGGACCGCCACCACCACGCGTGGTACGGCGGACCGGGGCATTCAGACGACGGCATTGGTAATCGTCAGGAGTGGCTTAACGAAATCAACTCACCCATCGCAGCGTCGCCGACGCCGGACCCGCCGTTCCCAGTACCAAACGGGGGCGAAGGGAATGGTTGGAAATGGAACCGCGACCCTGGAAATACACGTAAGGGTACATACGGACCGCGAAGGCCAATACCGAACCAGAGCCAACCGAACGCGAGCTGGGACGGAGACGGCCCTGTTCCTCACTGGGACGTAAATGACGGCCTTGGCAGTCCGGTTCAGCATTTCGATCCGGATGGCAATCCGCTCACGCCAGATCAGGCCCACCCCTATCAGCCCCCTCCGGTACACAGGAGCATTCCGATTCCTCCGTGGATTTTAATATTGGGCATCTGGGACTAA